In Gordonia phthalatica, one genomic interval encodes:
- a CDS encoding metallopeptidase family protein has product MAYRLVPVRPGRELLAPPPRRLRGDRRGRGLRGPLMPAAMPAHKTRSDRFDAAAVEAFTEIDALWHDHLVGLDVAVDDIPRMLPRGDEPVQWPDDVTADGQVPLARLIPEGVDVAGRPTRAQIILFRRPLELRAQDAEDLPEILREVLIEQVATYLGVDEETVEDGPEKD; this is encoded by the coding sequence ATGGCCTATCGACTCGTTCCGGTGCGGCCGGGACGCGAACTCCTCGCCCCGCCGCCGCGTCGACTGCGCGGGGATCGTCGCGGCCGCGGGCTGCGCGGCCCGTTGATGCCCGCCGCGATGCCCGCGCACAAGACCCGATCGGACCGCTTCGACGCCGCGGCCGTCGAAGCCTTCACCGAGATCGACGCGCTCTGGCATGACCATCTGGTCGGGCTGGACGTGGCGGTCGACGACATTCCGCGAATGCTTCCGCGCGGCGACGAGCCGGTGCAGTGGCCCGACGACGTGACCGCCGACGGACAGGTTCCGTTGGCCCGACTCATTCCGGAGGGCGTCGACGTGGCGGGCCGACCGACGCGCGCGCAGATCATCCTGTTCCGTCGCCCGCTCGAATTGCGGGCGCAGGATGCGGAGGACCTGCCGGAGATCCTGCGGGAGGTGCTCATCGAGCAGGTGGCGACGTATCTGGGCGTCGACGAGGAGACCGTCGAGGACGGGCCCGAGAAGGACTAG
- a CDS encoding DUF3499 domain-containing protein — MSVPRQCCRPGCSRIAVATLTFVYAESTAVIGPLSASDEPHSWDLCSPHADRITVPVGWEMLRSESQFPQPAEDQELTALAEAVREVAVGTRSPRAGFMSNADLDEIARGRHRAQPRPTPAPAVTPRPGRRGHLRVLPDPVD, encoded by the coding sequence GTGAGTGTCCCTCGTCAGTGCTGCAGGCCCGGCTGTTCTCGTATCGCCGTGGCGACTCTGACGTTCGTCTACGCCGAATCGACCGCTGTGATCGGTCCGCTGTCGGCGTCGGACGAACCGCATTCGTGGGACCTGTGCTCGCCGCACGCCGATCGGATCACGGTGCCGGTCGGCTGGGAGATGTTGCGGAGCGAGAGTCAGTTCCCGCAGCCCGCCGAGGATCAGGAGCTGACAGCTCTGGCCGAAGCCGTGCGGGAGGTCGCCGTCGGTACCCGCAGCCCCCGCGCGGGCTTCATGAGCAACGCCGACCTCGACGAGATCGCGCGCGGACGTCATCGCGCGCAGCCGCGGCCGACGCCGGCTCCTGCCGTCACGCCGCGTCCCGGACGCCGTGGACACCTTCGGGTACTTCCGGATCCGGTCGACTGA
- a CDS encoding coenzyme F420-0:L-glutamate ligase, protein MTDSPAADHRAPDGLRVLPVTGLGEFGTDSDLAAEIVAAAPWIADGDILVVTSKVFSKTEGRMVAAPTGPDERDAFRRKLIDDETVRIVARRNRTLITANRNGLVQAAAGVDGSNVRTDQIALLPLDPDASAAGLRTRLADDFGRSVAVIVTDTMGRAWRTGQTDVAIGAAGIAVSHPYDGVDDSYGNTLMVTDIAIADELAAAADLVKGKLDGVPVAVVRGMPFHDDGTAARDLVRDLDDDMFRLGVEEALAQGHREALLTRRSVRRFADVPVDPEILRAAFADALTAPAPHHTHPIRFIWVRDRDRRRRLLDAMADAWRADLSADEKTPESIAKRVQRGQILYDAPELVIPVMTGEGMHEYPDERRNRCEDTMFLVAGGAAVAGLLVALSAREVGSCWVGSTIFAADVVRTELDLPGDWQPLGAVAIGHPEEPAGLRSPASTDGLVMEL, encoded by the coding sequence GTGACCGACTCCCCCGCGGCCGACCACCGCGCCCCCGACGGGCTGCGCGTACTGCCCGTCACCGGGCTCGGCGAGTTCGGCACCGACAGCGATCTGGCCGCCGAGATCGTCGCCGCGGCGCCGTGGATCGCCGACGGCGACATCCTTGTCGTCACCAGCAAGGTCTTCTCCAAGACCGAGGGCCGCATGGTGGCCGCACCGACCGGCCCCGACGAGCGTGATGCCTTCCGCCGCAAGCTGATCGACGACGAGACCGTCCGGATCGTCGCCCGCCGCAACCGAACGCTGATCACCGCGAACCGCAACGGCCTGGTCCAGGCGGCCGCGGGAGTCGACGGTTCCAACGTCCGCACCGATCAGATCGCACTGCTGCCACTGGACCCCGATGCGAGCGCCGCGGGTCTCCGTACCCGGCTCGCCGACGACTTCGGCCGGTCCGTCGCAGTGATCGTCACCGACACGATGGGACGGGCCTGGCGGACCGGGCAGACCGACGTCGCGATCGGAGCCGCAGGCATCGCCGTCAGCCACCCGTACGACGGTGTGGACGACAGCTACGGCAACACGCTGATGGTCACCGACATCGCGATCGCGGACGAACTCGCGGCCGCGGCCGATCTGGTGAAGGGCAAACTCGACGGCGTGCCCGTCGCCGTGGTGCGCGGCATGCCCTTCCACGACGACGGCACCGCGGCCCGCGACCTGGTGCGCGACCTCGACGACGACATGTTCCGACTCGGCGTGGAAGAGGCTCTGGCGCAGGGACATCGGGAGGCACTGCTGACGCGCCGCTCGGTGCGACGGTTCGCCGACGTCCCCGTCGACCCCGAGATCCTGCGCGCCGCGTTCGCCGACGCGCTGACCGCTCCGGCCCCGCACCACACGCATCCGATCCGCTTCATCTGGGTCCGCGACCGCGACCGCCGGCGACGCCTCCTCGATGCGATGGCCGACGCGTGGCGCGCGGACCTCTCGGCGGACGAGAAGACGCCGGAGTCCATCGCCAAGCGCGTGCAGCGCGGCCAGATCCTGTACGACGCACCCGAACTGGTGATCCCGGTGATGACCGGCGAGGGCATGCACGAGTACCCGGACGAGCGCCGCAACCGGTGCGAGGACACCATGTTCCTGGTGGCGGGCGGTGCCGCCGTCGCCGGTCTGCTGGTCGCACTCTCGGCACGTGAGGTCGGCAGCTGCTGGGTCGGGTCGACGATCTTCGCCGCCGACGTCGTCCGAACCGAACTCGACCTGCCGGGCGACTGGCAGCCGCTGGGCGCCGTCGCGATCGGACACCCCGAGGAGCCCGCCGGACTGCGCTCCCCCGCCTCCACCGACGGATTGGTGATGGAACTGTGA
- the glpX gene encoding class II fructose-bisphosphatase, which produces MTKQAPDRNLAMELVRVTEAAALAAGRWVGRGNKNAGDGAAVDAMRELLSTVSMRGTVVIGEGEKDEAPMLYNGEVVGNGEGPEVDVAVDPIDGTTLMAEGRPNSIAVIAVSERGTMYDPSAVFYMNKIAVGAAAKGSIDIEQSVEWNINSVAAAKGIDIADLTVVVLDRPRHEGLIKEIREAGAKIRLISDGDVAGAIAAAGEYSTVDMLMGIGGTPEGIITAVAMKCMGGEIQAKLAPKDDAERQKAIAAGLDPDQVLTNDILVKGENSFFCATGVTNGDMLRGVTYRPNGATTRSLVMRSKSGTIRTIEAVHQTSKLREYARLDL; this is translated from the coding sequence ATGACGAAGCAAGCCCCCGATCGCAACCTGGCCATGGAACTGGTCCGAGTCACCGAAGCCGCGGCACTCGCCGCCGGTCGCTGGGTCGGCCGTGGCAACAAGAACGCAGGCGACGGCGCCGCGGTGGACGCCATGCGCGAGCTGCTGTCGACCGTGTCGATGCGCGGCACCGTCGTGATCGGTGAGGGCGAGAAGGACGAAGCGCCGATGCTGTACAACGGCGAGGTCGTCGGCAACGGTGAGGGCCCGGAGGTCGACGTCGCCGTCGACCCGATCGACGGCACCACCCTGATGGCCGAGGGTCGCCCGAACTCGATCGCCGTCATCGCCGTCTCCGAGCGCGGCACCATGTACGACCCCTCGGCCGTGTTCTACATGAACAAGATCGCCGTCGGCGCAGCCGCCAAGGGATCGATCGACATCGAGCAGTCCGTCGAGTGGAACATCAACTCCGTCGCCGCCGCGAAGGGCATCGACATCGCCGACCTGACCGTCGTCGTCCTGGACCGCCCCCGCCACGAGGGTCTGATCAAGGAGATCCGCGAGGCCGGCGCCAAGATCCGTCTCATCTCCGACGGCGACGTCGCCGGCGCGATCGCCGCAGCGGGCGAGTACAGCACCGTCGACATGCTGATGGGCATCGGCGGCACCCCCGAGGGCATCATCACGGCCGTCGCCATGAAGTGCATGGGCGGCGAGATCCAGGCCAAGCTGGCCCCGAAGGACGACGCCGAGCGCCAGAAGGCCATCGCCGCGGGCCTGGACCCCGACCAGGTCCTCACCAACGACATCCTGGTGAAGGGCGAGAACTCGTTCTTCTGCGCCACCGGCGTCACCAACGGCGACATGCTGCGCGGCGTCACCTACCGCCCCAACGGCGCCACCACCCGTTCGCTGGTCATGCGTTCCAAGTCGGGCACCATCCGCACCATCGAGGCCGTCCACCAGACCTCGAAGCTGCGCGAGTACGCCCGCCTCGATCTCTGA
- the manA gene encoding mannose-6-phosphate isomerase, class I has protein sequence MKLLAGVVRPYAWGSRTALAELRGTPSPSAHPEAELWFGAHPASPAQVTGVLDGPSDLLSVIESDPEDQLGRATTERFGPRLPYLLKILAAQEPLSLQAHPSLEQAQLGFDRENAAGLAMDAADRNYRDPSHKPELVVAVTEFDALAGFRDPRETVELLQLLAVPGLNPYLNMLVEQPDETGLRAVFTTWLTLPESVIGALVPEVLDGAIRVLESDPDRFVLELRSVLELGEAYPSDPGVLASLLLNRIRLQPGEGAYLSAGNLHAYLHGMAVELMANSDNVLRGGLTPKHIDVPELLRVLDFHPISLEQLMPDVRSLGAERIYLTPADEFRLSRIELDGTGLHAAQSIGFDMPGPQVLAVMSGRIAVDDGRGEALVAGPGDAVWLADSDPDVVVRGITSNAVFFRAIVPLQ, from the coding sequence ATGAAGCTGCTGGCTGGAGTGGTGCGGCCGTACGCGTGGGGATCGCGTACCGCACTCGCCGAGTTGCGCGGCACACCGAGTCCTTCTGCGCACCCCGAGGCCGAACTCTGGTTCGGCGCGCACCCGGCATCACCGGCGCAGGTGACCGGTGTGCTCGACGGACCGAGCGACCTGCTGAGCGTGATCGAATCCGATCCCGAGGATCAGCTGGGGCGGGCGACGACCGAACGATTCGGGCCCCGTCTGCCGTACCTGCTCAAGATCCTCGCGGCGCAGGAGCCGCTGTCGCTGCAGGCCCATCCGAGCCTGGAGCAGGCTCAGCTCGGCTTCGACCGGGAGAACGCCGCGGGCCTCGCGATGGACGCCGCCGACCGGAACTACCGCGATCCGTCGCACAAGCCCGAGCTGGTGGTCGCCGTGACCGAGTTCGACGCCCTCGCCGGCTTCCGCGACCCGCGCGAGACCGTGGAGCTGCTGCAGTTGCTCGCGGTCCCGGGCCTGAATCCGTATCTGAACATGCTGGTGGAGCAGCCCGACGAGACCGGCCTGCGCGCGGTCTTCACCACCTGGCTCACGCTGCCGGAGTCGGTGATCGGCGCGTTGGTGCCGGAGGTCCTCGACGGGGCCATCCGCGTCCTGGAGAGCGACCCCGATCGGTTCGTCCTGGAACTGCGCTCGGTGCTGGAGCTCGGCGAGGCCTACCCCAGCGACCCCGGCGTCCTGGCGTCCCTGCTCCTCAATCGGATCCGACTGCAGCCGGGCGAGGGCGCGTACCTGTCTGCGGGCAACCTGCACGCGTACCTGCACGGCATGGCCGTCGAGCTGATGGCGAACTCTGACAACGTGCTCCGCGGCGGTCTGACGCCCAAGCACATCGACGTCCCGGAGCTGCTGCGCGTGCTCGACTTCCATCCGATCAGCCTCGAGCAGCTGATGCCCGACGTCCGCAGCCTCGGCGCCGAGCGCATCTACCTGACACCCGCCGACGAGTTCCGGCTCTCCCGGATCGAGCTCGACGGCACCGGCCTGCACGCCGCGCAGTCGATCGGCTTCGACATGCCCGGTCCGCAGGTCCTCGCCGTCATGTCCGGTCGGATCGCGGTCGACGACGGTCGGGGAGAGGCGCTCGTCGCAGGCCCCGGCGACGCCGTCTGGCTCGCCGACAGCGACCCCGACGTGGTGGTCCGCGGAATCACCAGCAACGCGGTCTTCTTCCGCGCGATCGTGCCGCTCCAGTAG
- a CDS encoding exodeoxyribonuclease VII small subunit, which translates to MTQPDADRTPVAELGYEEARDELADVVAALERGGLGLDASLALWERGEALAQRCTEHLDGARDRIEATLNSDADDED; encoded by the coding sequence GTGACGCAGCCCGACGCCGACCGGACTCCCGTCGCCGAACTCGGCTACGAGGAGGCCCGCGATGAATTGGCCGATGTGGTGGCCGCCCTCGAACGCGGAGGCCTCGGCCTCGACGCATCGCTGGCCCTGTGGGAACGCGGGGAAGCGCTCGCCCAACGCTGCACGGAGCACCTCGACGGCGCGCGCGATCGGATCGAAGCCACCCTCAACTCCGACGCGGACGACGAGGATTGA
- the cofD gene encoding 2-phospho-L-lactate transferase, translating into MKVTVLVGGVGGARFLQGARELFGRTPFPQLDGDPDSANTVTAVVNVGDDAYMHGVRICPDLDTCMYTLGGGIDPERGWGHRNETWNAKEELAAYGADPDWFGLGDRDLATHLIRTQMLDAGYPLSDVTAALSRRWQPGVRLLPASDQRHETHVVIDMPGAENGERVAIHFQEWWVRHKAQVPTYSFAQVGRDEVKPGPGVLEAISDADIVLLAPSNPVVSIGAITAVPGIRGALRQTKAPVVGISPVIHDKPLRGMADACLSVIGVETSAQGIAEHYGARSGNGILDGWLIAEGDEAKVDGIAVASAPLLMTDPAATADMIRAACRLVGVSTP; encoded by the coding sequence GTGAAGGTGACGGTACTCGTGGGCGGCGTCGGCGGCGCCCGTTTTCTGCAAGGCGCACGCGAACTCTTCGGACGCACGCCCTTTCCGCAACTCGACGGAGACCCCGATTCGGCGAATACGGTCACCGCGGTCGTCAACGTCGGCGACGACGCCTACATGCACGGCGTGCGGATCTGCCCCGACCTCGACACCTGCATGTACACGCTCGGCGGCGGCATCGATCCCGAACGCGGGTGGGGACACAGGAACGAGACCTGGAACGCCAAGGAGGAACTCGCGGCGTACGGTGCCGACCCGGACTGGTTCGGTCTCGGCGACCGCGATCTGGCCACGCACCTGATCCGCACCCAGATGCTCGACGCCGGCTACCCGCTCTCTGACGTCACCGCGGCCTTGAGTCGACGCTGGCAGCCCGGCGTCCGCCTGCTGCCGGCCAGCGATCAACGGCACGAGACGCACGTCGTCATCGACATGCCGGGCGCCGAGAACGGCGAACGGGTCGCCATCCACTTCCAGGAGTGGTGGGTCCGCCACAAGGCGCAGGTCCCGACGTACAGCTTCGCCCAGGTGGGGCGCGACGAGGTGAAGCCGGGGCCCGGTGTCCTGGAAGCGATCTCAGACGCGGACATCGTCCTGCTGGCCCCCAGCAACCCGGTCGTCAGCATCGGCGCGATCACGGCGGTGCCCGGCATCCGCGGGGCACTGCGCCAGACGAAGGCACCCGTCGTCGGCATCAGCCCGGTGATCCACGACAAGCCCCTGCGCGGCATGGCCGACGCGTGTCTTTCGGTGATCGGCGTGGAGACCTCGGCACAGGGCATCGCCGAGCATTACGGTGCGCGCAGCGGAAACGGCATCCTGGACGGCTGGCTGATCGCCGAGGGCGACGAGGCGAAGGTGGACGGCATCGCCGTCGCCTCCGCTCCCCTGCTGATGACCGATCCCGCCGCCACCGCGGACATGATTCGCGCCGCCTGCCGACTGGTCGGAGTGAGCACGCCGTGA
- a CDS encoding lipid droplet-associated protein, translating to MSRPPYPARVAAGLVATTIEETRKLPTRVITLPMTAVSRGLQAGMRFQQNIAELAIKGDEFLAPFCDKADEQPEWARFDEDETPAETSRPLLADAPATLPSVADDDAPAKAPERTAAPATTKTTTPAKPPAGESKGTPAGGSAPAATGRFALYSSAPVDVEAGAAATQADDTAADGPLPETVEALDYPHLTLAQLRAKVRGLGVDELGELLAFEKAGRNRTPFVTMIDNRITSQQKKSETTR from the coding sequence ATGAGCCGTCCTCCGTATCCCGCCCGCGTGGCCGCCGGTCTGGTCGCCACCACCATCGAGGAAACCCGCAAACTGCCGACCCGCGTCATCACTCTGCCGATGACCGCGGTGAGCCGCGGACTGCAGGCGGGCATGCGTTTTCAGCAGAACATCGCCGAGCTCGCCATCAAGGGCGACGAGTTCCTGGCACCCTTCTGCGACAAGGCCGACGAGCAGCCGGAATGGGCACGTTTCGATGAGGACGAGACCCCCGCCGAGACCTCGCGGCCCCTGCTCGCCGACGCTCCCGCGACCCTCCCCTCCGTCGCCGACGACGACGCACCGGCGAAGGCCCCCGAGCGCACCGCGGCCCCCGCAACCACCAAGACCACGACCCCGGCGAAGCCCCCTGCCGGTGAGAGCAAAGGCACACCCGCGGGCGGCTCCGCTCCGGCCGCCACCGGACGCTTCGCGCTCTACAGTTCCGCACCGGTCGACGTCGAGGCCGGCGCCGCCGCCACGCAGGCTGACGACACCGCCGCCGACGGCCCGCTGCCGGAGACCGTCGAGGCCCTCGACTACCCGCACCTGACCCTGGCTCAGCTCCGCGCCAAGGTCCGCGGCCTCGGGGTCGACGAGCTCGGCGAACTCCTCGCCTTCGAGAAGGCCGGCCGCAACCGCACCCCCTTCGTCACGATGATCGACAATCGCATCACCAGCCAGCAGAAGAAGTCCGAAACCACGCGATGA
- the xseA gene encoding exodeoxyribonuclease VII large subunit, with the protein MTSPDQANSAENPWPVRTISFKIADWIHRLGAIWVEGQLTQINVRRGTRTAFLTLRDPAADMSLSVTCDPMLLQRSEVPLAEGARVVVYGRPNFYTGRGTLSLRITDIRPVGIGELLARIERVKALLAAEGLFDPRRKRPLPFLPHTVGLISSRASAAQRDVVAVATARWEAVRFDLRDAPVQGPTAVPAIIEQLKVLDADPRVDVIVIARGGGSVEDLLPFSDETLLRAVADCRTPVVSAIGHEPDNPLLDLVADVRAATPTDAAKRVVPDVTAELRGIAELRRRSAGALRNWVHREERVVESLRSRPVLANPLRMIDDRQDRVDGAVRDVRRSVQHLLTVEEHRTARLAAQLATLGPAQTLARGYAVVQRTDVDALHAVRSIDDLPEGARIRIRVADGSAAAVVAPNHQDATKENAQ; encoded by the coding sequence ATGACCTCGCCCGACCAGGCGAACAGCGCGGAGAATCCGTGGCCGGTCCGCACGATCAGCTTCAAGATCGCCGACTGGATCCACCGGCTCGGCGCGATCTGGGTGGAGGGGCAGCTCACCCAGATCAACGTCCGTCGCGGCACCCGCACCGCGTTCCTGACGCTGCGTGATCCGGCCGCGGACATGTCGCTGTCGGTGACCTGCGATCCGATGCTGCTGCAGCGCAGCGAGGTCCCCCTCGCCGAGGGCGCACGCGTCGTCGTCTACGGCCGCCCCAACTTCTACACCGGCCGCGGCACCCTGTCGCTGCGCATCACCGACATCCGCCCGGTCGGCATCGGCGAACTCCTCGCCCGTATCGAACGGGTCAAAGCGCTCCTGGCCGCCGAGGGTCTGTTCGACCCGCGCCGCAAGCGCCCACTCCCATTCCTCCCGCACACCGTCGGCCTCATCTCCAGCCGGGCGAGCGCCGCCCAGCGCGACGTGGTCGCGGTCGCGACCGCCCGCTGGGAGGCCGTCCGCTTCGACCTCCGCGACGCCCCCGTTCAGGGCCCGACCGCGGTGCCCGCGATCATCGAGCAGCTCAAGGTCCTCGACGCCGACCCCCGCGTCGACGTCATCGTCATTGCGCGCGGCGGCGGCAGCGTGGAGGATCTGCTGCCGTTCTCCGACGAGACGCTCCTGCGCGCCGTCGCCGACTGCCGCACCCCCGTCGTGAGCGCGATCGGCCACGAGCCCGACAACCCGCTCCTCGACCTCGTCGCCGACGTCCGCGCCGCCACCCCCACCGACGCCGCCAAGCGCGTGGTCCCGGACGTGACGGCCGAACTGCGCGGCATCGCCGAACTGCGTCGCCGCAGCGCCGGCGCCCTCCGCAACTGGGTGCACCGCGAGGAGCGCGTCGTCGAGAGTCTGCGCTCCCGACCGGTCCTCGCCAATCCCCTGCGCATGATCGACGACCGCCAGGATCGGGTCGACGGCGCCGTCCGTGACGTCCGCCGCAGCGTGCAGCATCTGCTGACCGTCGAGGAGCATCGCACCGCCCGCCTCGCCGCCCAGCTGGCGACACTGGGTCCGGCGCAGACCCTGGCGCGCGGTTACGCCGTCGTCCAACGGACCGACGTCGACGCTCTGCACGCGGTGCGCTCGATCGATGATCTCCCCGAGGGGGCCCGGATCCGGATCCGGGTGGCCGACGGTTCGGCCGCCGCGGTCGTCGCCCCGAATCACCAGGACGCTACGAAGGAGAATGCGCAGTGA
- a CDS encoding WhiB family transcriptional regulator, which yields MTLEAGDGADPVSYSPMSRHLSVVPNDFEELFDAVEEQWQDRALCAQTDPEAFFPEKGGSTREAKRICQGCEVKAECLEYALHNDERFGIWGGLSERERRRLKRGII from the coding sequence ATGACTTTGGAAGCGGGCGATGGTGCTGACCCGGTCAGCTATTCACCTATGAGTCGCCACCTGTCGGTGGTGCCGAACGACTTCGAGGAGTTGTTCGATGCGGTCGAGGAGCAGTGGCAGGATCGTGCCCTGTGCGCTCAGACTGACCCGGAGGCGTTCTTCCCGGAGAAGGGCGGCTCCACGCGCGAAGCCAAGCGCATCTGCCAGGGCTGCGAGGTCAAGGCGGAGTGCCTGGAGTACGCGCTCCACAACGACGAGCGTTTCGGCATCTGGGGTGGACTCTCCGAGCGAGAGCGACGCCGCCTGAAGCGAGGCATCATCTAG
- a CDS encoding 4-hydroxy-3-methylbut-2-enyl diphosphate reductase codes for MADSKRVLLASPRGYCAGVDRAVETVERTLDKHGAPVYVRKEIVHNRHVVETLQERGAIFVDETDQVPEGAIVVFSAHGVSPEVHKTAEERQLRTIDATCPLVTKVHQEAKRFARDDYDIILIGHEGHEEVEGTAGEAPRHIQVVDGPDAVDDVQVRDESRVIWLSQTTLSVDETMETVHRLRERFPLLNDPPSDDICYATQNRQVAVKALAPECDLVIVVGSQNSSNSQRLVEVALQNGAQASYLVDYARDIDLAWLDGVTTVGVTSGASVPEVLVRGVLDLLAEHGYEDVQSVTTAQETLTFALPRELRPARVTR; via the coding sequence ATGGCTGATAGTAAGCGCGTCCTTCTCGCGTCGCCCCGTGGTTATTGTGCAGGCGTCGACCGGGCCGTGGAAACAGTCGAGCGGACACTCGACAAGCACGGTGCCCCGGTTTACGTCCGAAAGGAGATCGTCCACAACCGTCACGTGGTCGAGACCCTGCAGGAGCGGGGTGCGATCTTCGTCGACGAGACCGACCAGGTTCCCGAGGGTGCCATCGTCGTCTTCTCCGCCCACGGCGTCTCGCCCGAGGTCCACAAGACCGCGGAGGAGCGACAGCTCCGCACCATCGACGCCACCTGCCCGCTGGTGACCAAGGTGCACCAGGAGGCCAAGCGTTTCGCACGCGACGACTACGACATCATCCTCATCGGTCACGAGGGCCACGAGGAGGTCGAGGGCACCGCGGGCGAGGCTCCGCGGCACATCCAGGTGGTCGACGGTCCCGACGCGGTGGACGACGTGCAGGTGCGCGACGAGTCGCGCGTCATCTGGCTGTCGCAGACCACCCTGTCGGTCGACGAGACCATGGAGACCGTCCACCGGCTCCGCGAGCGGTTCCCGCTGCTGAACGACCCTCCGTCGGACGACATCTGCTACGCCACCCAGAACCGTCAGGTGGCGGTGAAGGCGCTGGCCCCGGAATGCGATCTGGTGATCGTCGTCGGCTCCCAGAACTCCTCGAACTCGCAGCGACTGGTGGAGGTGGCCCTGCAGAACGGTGCGCAGGCGTCGTACCTGGTCGACTACGCCCGCGATATCGACCTCGCGTGGCTCGACGGCGTCACCACCGTCGGCGTCACGTCCGGTGCGTCGGTGCCCGAGGTGCTGGTCCGCGGCGTCCTGGACCTGTTGGCCGAGCACGGCTACGAGGACGTCCAGTCCGTCACCACCGCGCAGGAGACCCTGACCTTCGCGCTCCCGCGCGAGCTGCGTCCTGCGCGCGTCACGCGCTGA
- a CDS encoding DUF4245 domain-containing protein codes for MADKPRILHDSKDLIWSLIPLLLIALVVAGISGSCSFGFGNSATDHTIPSFDAKAGLQADADTMPFSIREPDLPKDWKSNSGTTQEVGSSVSSNVGWITPDGVYVQLTQTGATEDALVYKLLSDKATGEGVVDIDGQKWVKYAGEGDKRAWIADFGDVRIAVVSRDEPSMTVMAKAVGQAQPLPHKSRP; via the coding sequence ATGGCCGACAAACCCCGGATCCTTCACGACAGCAAAGATCTCATCTGGTCGCTCATCCCGCTTCTGCTGATCGCATTGGTGGTCGCGGGCATCAGCGGCAGTTGTTCCTTCGGCTTCGGGAACTCGGCGACCGACCACACCATCCCGAGCTTCGACGCGAAGGCGGGACTGCAGGCCGACGCCGACACCATGCCGTTCTCGATCCGGGAGCCGGATCTGCCGAAGGACTGGAAGTCGAACTCCGGCACCACCCAGGAGGTCGGTTCGTCGGTGTCGAGCAACGTCGGCTGGATCACCCCCGACGGCGTGTACGTCCAACTGACGCAGACCGGCGCCACCGAGGACGCCCTCGTCTACAAGCTCCTGTCGGACAAGGCGACCGGTGAGGGCGTCGTCGACATCGACGGCCAGAAGTGGGTCAAGTACGCCGGCGAGGGCGACAAGCGCGCGTGGATCGCCGATTTCGGCGACGTCCGCATCGCCGTCGTCAGTCGTGACGAGCCGTCGATGACGGTGATGGCGAAGGCCGTCGGTCAGGCGCAGCCACTGCCGCACAAGTCCCGGCCCTGA